Proteins encoded by one window of Methanobrevibacter oralis:
- a CDS encoding 30S ribosomal protein S27e: MVSKGRGNFLKVKCLDCDNEQIIFDRAASDVKCIICGKTLVKSRGAKAKITAHIEKVLN, from the coding sequence ATGGTTAGTAAAGGTAGAGGAAACTTTTTAAAAGTTAAATGTTTAGATTGTGATAATGAACAAATTATCTTTGATCGTGCTGCATCTGATGTAAAATGCATTATCTGTGGTAAAACTCTTGTAAAATCTCGTGGTGCTAAAGCTAAAATTACAGCACATATTGAAAAAGTTTTAAACTAA
- a CDS encoding translation initiation factor IF-2 subunit alpha yields MVRKSQEWPDEGELIVGTVYKVLNYGAFAKLEEYQGKEAFIHISEVSSGWVKNIRDHVRENQKIVCRVLRVNPKKGHVDASLKRIREDQRTKKIQHWKIEQKAEKFLELAAKSLDKNLDDAYEEVGYELMDIFGDVYGAFETAADEGIKSLIEEGIPKDWAEAIEDVANKNITPPEVHISGYVDIETFVPNGVDVIISALKAAEDNGDDEEEIKVQCVGAPRYRITVKSSDYILAEKALKSAADRCIAVVEESEGNGSFLRELDN; encoded by the coding sequence ATGGTAAGAAAAAGTCAAGAATGGCCTGATGAAGGAGAACTTATTGTTGGTACTGTTTATAAAGTTCTTAATTATGGGGCATTTGCTAAATTAGAAGAATACCAAGGAAAAGAAGCTTTTATTCACATTTCTGAAGTATCTTCTGGTTGGGTAAAAAATATTAGAGATCATGTAAGGGAAAATCAAAAGATTGTCTGTCGTGTTCTTAGAGTAAATCCTAAAAAGGGGCATGTTGATGCATCTTTAAAAAGAATTCGTGAAGATCAAAGAACTAAAAAAATCCAGCACTGGAAAATTGAGCAAAAAGCTGAAAAGTTCTTAGAATTAGCTGCCAAATCATTAGATAAGAATTTAGATGATGCTTATGAAGAAGTAGGTTATGAGCTCATGGATATCTTTGGTGATGTTTATGGAGCTTTTGAAACTGCTGCTGATGAAGGTATAAAATCTCTTATTGAAGAAGGAATTCCTAAAGATTGGGCTGAAGCTATTGAGGATGTAGCTAATAAAAATATCACTCCTCCTGAAGTTCATATTAGTGGTTATGTAGATATTGAAACATTTGTGCCTAATGGTGTTGATGTTATTATTTCTGCATTAAAAGCTGCTGAAGATAATGGGGATGATGAAGAGGAAATTAAAGTTCAATGTGTAGGAGCGCCTAGATACAGAATCACAGTAAAATCAAGTGATTATATTTTAGCTGAAAAGGCTCTTAAATCTGCAGCTGATAGGTGTATTGCTGTTGTAGAAGAATCAGAAGGAAATGGTTCTTTTTTAAGGGAATTAGATAACTAG
- a CDS encoding RNA-protein complex protein Nop10, whose amino-acid sequence MNMKMNKCPECGIYTLKNACPKCGGKLKVIYPPKFSVEDKYGKYRRILKKESMKG is encoded by the coding sequence ATGAACATGAAAATGAATAAATGTCCTGAATGTGGAATTTATACTTTAAAAAATGCTTGCCCTAAATGTGGAGGTAAACTTAAAGTTATTTATCCTCCAAAATTTTCTGTTGAGGATAAATATGGAAAATATCGTCGTATATTAAAAAAAGAATCAATGAAGGGGTAG
- a CDS encoding proteasome assembly chaperone family protein translates to MKTIEVNILEEIELDNPIFIEALPGIGHVGKLAADYMIDELNAIKFAEIYSPTFPPQVLVKEEGIIENMINELYYIENLGEDDADIIFLVGNTQALAPDAQYLVCKDILDFILEHFDINRMYTLGGIATGQPVEEVKVFGAATTPESIELLKEADIVIRSNDGGIVGASGVFLGLGARLGIQGSCLMGETLGYYIDAEAAEALLKKLSILLNFEINVDKLDERAEETREMIARAQKMEQDLINRANAGNSDDLRYIG, encoded by the coding sequence ATGAAAACTATTGAAGTTAATATTTTGGAAGAAATAGAATTAGATAATCCTATTTTTATTGAAGCTTTACCAGGTATAGGTCATGTTGGTAAATTAGCAGCGGATTATATGATTGATGAGTTAAATGCAATTAAATTTGCTGAAATTTATTCTCCTACTTTTCCACCTCAAGTTTTGGTGAAAGAAGAAGGAATAATTGAAAATATGATTAATGAATTATATTATATTGAAAATCTTGGTGAAGATGATGCTGATATAATTTTTCTAGTTGGAAATACTCAAGCATTAGCTCCTGATGCTCAATATTTGGTATGCAAGGATATTTTAGATTTTATTCTTGAACATTTTGATATTAATAGAATGTATACTTTAGGAGGAATTGCTACTGGCCAACCTGTTGAAGAAGTTAAGGTTTTTGGAGCAGCCACCACTCCTGAATCTATTGAATTATTAAAAGAAGCAGACATTGTTATTCGTTCTAATGATGGGGGTATTGTTGGTGCTTCTGGTGTATTTTTAGGATTAGGAGCTCGTTTAGGTATTCAAGGATCTTGTTTAATGGGGGAAACTTTAGGTTATTACATTGATGCTGAAGCTGCTGAGGCCTTACTAAAAAAATTGTCAATTTTACTTAATTTTGAAATTAATGTTGATAAATTAGATGAAAGAGCTGAAGAAACTAGAGAAATGATAGCTAGAGCCCAAAAAATGGAACAGGATTTAATTAATAGGGCAAATGCTGGAAATTCTGACGATTTAAGATATATTGGATAA
- a CDS encoding TIGR00375 family protein: protein MLINTDFHVHSCFSMASSKDMIIKNMAPKSKLKGLDLLGTGDAFHPKWLDIIEDTTEYIGDGIYSYEDMDFVLTSEVEGKNRIHHLIIIPNMDIAREISDKLDSKNKTTDGRPKTNYGGAELLDLVHEYDCLIGPAHAFTPWTGMYKSFDSIYDCYSKKADFVELGLSADTFMADRIAELKDFVFLSNSDAHSPWPHRLGREFNKIELKDISYSSIKNAIKHKSIKANYGLVPSLGKYHMTACTKCYKLINPSLAIRNKMKCSCGGTIKRGVDFRISQIADYQNAKSPDFRPDYVHLMPLSELIASVYDKGVTTKAVQRKWQSLISSFKTEINVLVNTPVDEIKKIDSSIAVAIESFRNRTIEVIPGGGGQYGQILFEKPKVTKNSTLDFFN from the coding sequence ATGTTAATTAATACAGATTTTCATGTTCATAGTTGTTTTTCAATGGCATCATCAAAAGACATGATAATTAAAAATATGGCTCCCAAATCAAAATTGAAAGGTTTAGATTTATTGGGAACTGGAGATGCCTTCCATCCTAAATGGTTAGATATTATTGAAGACACCACAGAGTATATTGGTGATGGGATTTATTCTTATGAGGATATGGATTTTGTTTTAACTAGTGAGGTTGAAGGAAAAAATAGGATTCATCATTTGATAATAATTCCTAATATGGATATTGCAAGAGAAATATCTGATAAATTAGATTCTAAGAATAAAACTACTGATGGTAGGCCAAAAACAAATTATGGTGGTGCAGAACTTTTAGATTTAGTGCATGAATATGATTGTTTAATTGGCCCGGCTCATGCGTTTACTCCTTGGACTGGAATGTATAAATCTTTTGATAGTATTTATGATTGTTATTCTAAAAAAGCAGATTTTGTTGAATTAGGTTTGTCTGCCGATACATTTATGGCAGATAGAATAGCTGAACTTAAAGATTTTGTTTTTTTAAGTAATTCTGATGCTCACTCACCATGGCCTCATCGTTTAGGTAGGGAATTTAATAAAATAGAACTTAAGGATATCTCATATTCTTCAATAAAAAATGCAATTAAACACAAAAGTATTAAAGCAAACTATGGACTTGTTCCAAGTCTTGGAAAATATCACATGACTGCATGTACCAAATGCTATAAATTAATTAATCCAAGTCTAGCTATTCGAAATAAAATGAAATGTTCTTGTGGTGGAACTATTAAAAGAGGAGTTGATTTTAGAATTTCACAAATAGCTGATTATCAAAATGCTAAAAGTCCAGATTTTAGGCCTGATTATGTTCATTTAATGCCACTTTCAGAGTTGATAGCTAGTGTTTATGATAAAGGTGTTACAACAAAAGCCGTTCAGAGAAAATGGCAGTCTTTAATCAGCAGTTTTAAAACAGAAATTAATGTATTAGTAAATACTCCTGTTGATGAAATTAAAAAAATCGATTCAAGTATTGCAGTGGCTATTGAATCATTTAGAAATAGGACTATTGAAGTTATTCCTGGTGGTGGAGGACAGTATGGTCAAATTCTTTTTGAAAAACCAAAAGTAACTAAAAATAGTACGCTTGATTTTTTTAATTAA
- the frhA gene encoding coenzyme F420 hydrogenase subunit alpha, with protein sequence MKERVVISPTSRQEGHAELVMEVDDDGIVTKGMYLSITPVRGLEKMVLNKSPETAPVLCQRICGVCPIPHTLASVEAIDNSLDIEVPKAGKLLRRATLAAHNINSAAIHHFLIAPDFVPEDAFNTAVNSVSEVRKAVQYVVDMIAGEGIHPSDVRIGGMARNITPFAKERLITRMKELKPTLEAHVELIKNCVIEKGLPDDLGVIDNPLMATSPAYGDNDFFDMDRFSEVLPEAWYDDPEIGKKACSVIPLWEGKNVETGPRARMDKFSGFKDKGVNAQHVARADEMLKNYEIVLEVLDELDTSAPARADFDPRGTGKLGFGVIEGPRGTNVHMANINEGKTQFYSAIVPTTWNIPTMGPATEGFHHELAPHVIRAYDPCLSCATHVMVVKDHDKSVLKNEMVKI encoded by the coding sequence TTGAAAGAGAGAGTAGTTATATCTCCAACATCTCGACAAGAAGGGCATGCCGAGTTGGTCATGGAAGTCGATGATGATGGAATAGTTACAAAAGGTATGTATTTGAGTATAACTCCTGTTAGGGGTTTAGAAAAAATGGTGCTTAACAAGAGTCCTGAAACAGCTCCTGTTTTATGTCAAAGAATTTGTGGGGTTTGTCCTATACCTCATACATTAGCTTCAGTAGAAGCAATTGATAATTCTTTGGACATTGAAGTTCCTAAAGCTGGTAAATTATTAAGAAGAGCGACTCTAGCTGCTCATAATATAAATAGTGCTGCAATTCATCACTTTTTAATTGCTCCTGATTTTGTTCCAGAGGATGCATTTAATACAGCAGTTAATAGTGTTAGTGAAGTGAGAAAAGCTGTACAATATGTTGTTGATATGATAGCTGGAGAAGGTATCCACCCATCTGATGTTCGAATTGGTGGTATGGCTAGGAATATTACTCCTTTTGCGAAAGAAAGGTTAATTACTAGAATGAAAGAACTTAAGCCAACTTTGGAAGCACATGTTGAATTGATTAAGAATTGTGTCATTGAAAAAGGACTACCTGATGATTTAGGAGTTATTGATAATCCATTAATGGCTACTAGTCCTGCTTATGGTGATAATGATTTCTTTGACATGGATAGATTTTCAGAAGTTTTACCTGAAGCATGGTATGATGATCCAGAAATTGGTAAAAAAGCATGTTCTGTAATCCCATTATGGGAAGGTAAAAATGTTGAAACAGGTCCTAGAGCAAGAATGGATAAATTCAGTGGATTTAAAGATAAAGGTGTAAATGCACAACATGTAGCTCGTGCTGATGAAATGTTGAAAAACTATGAAATTGTTTTAGAAGTTTTAGATGAATTAGATACTTCTGCACCAGCAAGAGCAGACTTTGATCCTAGAGGTACTGGAAAACTTGGATTTGGTGTTATTGAAGGTCCTAGAGGAACTAATGTGCATATGGCTAATATTAATGAGGGTAAAACTCAATTTTATTCTGCAATTGTACCTACAACTTGGAATATTCCAACAATGGGTCCAGCTACAGAAGGTTTTCATCATGAATTAGCTCCACATGTTATAAGAGCTTATGATCCATGTTTATCTTGTGCCACTCATGTAATGGTAGTTAAAGATCATGATAAATCTGTTCTTAAAAATGAAATGGTGAAAATTTAA
- the frhD gene encoding coenzyme F420-reducing hydrogenase, FrhD protein, giving the protein MPYNAETIVVGCGNTLFKDDGFGPIVVNILEKYFKSENSDDFDPAIISYIENDFPPAMIERLENSFEGLTIPDNVKFIDAGTGATHFIFSLPDEKWRKVIVVDVVEFDAEPGTVKVFSPFDMPKAKYENVHTWPVEEPLHELSKNCEVVIVGCKPKEIPSPDVDMGLTEPVEKAIPEAIEIILKEIGVKECLIKSKKLSEVQKNQ; this is encoded by the coding sequence ATGCCTTATAATGCGGAGACAATTGTCGTTGGTTGTGGAAATACACTGTTTAAAGATGATGGTTTTGGTCCAATTGTAGTTAATATTTTAGAAAAATATTTTAAAAGTGAAAATAGTGATGATTTCGATCCTGCTATTATATCCTACATTGAAAACGATTTTCCACCAGCGATGATTGAAAGATTGGAGAATTCTTTTGAAGGTTTAACTATACCTGATAATGTTAAGTTTATTGATGCTGGAACCGGTGCAACACATTTTATTTTTTCACTTCCTGATGAAAAATGGAGGAAAGTTATTGTTGTGGATGTTGTTGAATTTGATGCAGAACCTGGAACTGTAAAAGTATTTTCTCCTTTTGACATGCCAAAAGCAAAATATGAAAATGTTCATACTTGGCCTGTTGAGGAACCTCTTCATGAACTTTCTAAAAATTGTGAAGTTGTTATAGTAGGTTGCAAACCTAAAGAGATTCCTTCTCCAGATGTGGATATGGGTTTAACAGAACCCGTAGAAAAGGCAATTCCTGAAGCTATTGAGATTATATTAAAAGAAATCGGGGTAAAAGAATGTTTGATAAAATCAAAAAAGCTTTCGGAGGTTCAAAAGAACCAGTAA
- the frhG gene encoding coenzyme F420 hydrogenase subunit gamma produces MFDKIKKAFGGSKEPVKPKAEEKVEAPVESQVPAEEKKASTKPRVGYIHLSGCTGDVMSLTENYDILADVLSDMVDIVYGQTLVDLWEMPEMDLCLIEGSVCLQDEHSVHELLEAREKSGLICAFGSCAVTGCFTNFARGGQQAQPKHESYLPINQLIKVDLALPGCPVSPEMIAKTVVALCEGDMDYLQPAIDWATCNNGCGCDVLTNVIRQGLCTGCGTCALACQTRAIDFVEGRPSCNIDRCIKCGSCYVMCPRSWLPEERIKMETGL; encoded by the coding sequence ATGTTTGATAAAATCAAAAAAGCTTTCGGAGGTTCAAAAGAACCAGTAAAACCAAAAGCAGAAGAAAAAGTTGAAGCTCCTGTTGAATCACAAGTACCAGCAGAAGAAAAAAAAGCTTCAACCAAACCACGTGTAGGTTATATACATTTAAGTGGTTGTACTGGAGATGTAATGTCTTTAACAGAAAATTATGACATTTTAGCTGATGTATTAAGTGATATGGTAGACATTGTATATGGACAAACTTTAGTTGATTTATGGGAAATGCCAGAAATGGATTTATGTTTGATTGAAGGATCTGTTTGTTTACAAGATGAACATAGTGTTCATGAACTTCTAGAAGCGAGAGAAAAGTCTGGGTTAATTTGTGCATTTGGTTCTTGTGCTGTAACTGGATGTTTTACAAATTTTGCTAGAGGTGGTCAACAAGCTCAGCCTAAACATGAATCTTATCTTCCAATTAATCAATTAATTAAAGTTGATTTAGCACTTCCAGGCTGTCCTGTATCACCTGAAATGATTGCAAAAACTGTTGTTGCATTGTGTGAAGGGGATATGGATTATTTACAACCAGCTATTGATTGGGCAACATGTAACAATGGCTGTGGTTGTGATGTATTGACCAATGTAATTCGCCAAGGGTTATGTACTGGTTGTGGAACTTGTGCTCTTGCTTGTCAAACAAGAGCAATTGACTTTGTAGAAGGCAGACCAAGCTGTAATATAGATAGATGTATTAAATGCGGGTCTTGTTATGTGATGTGTCCAAGATCATGGTTGCCAGAAGAAAGAATTAAAATGGAAACAGGTCTCTAG
- the frhB gene encoding coenzyme F420 hydrogenase subunit beta, whose product MVLGSYREALSARSTEKRIQDVSQDGGIVSSLLCYALDEGIIEGAVVAGDPGDDWTPVPQVVTSSDEVIDAAGTKYSMSPNIFALKEAVRQYGLESVAIVATPCQVQGIRKAQAYPFSTRFVTDKIKLIIGIYCMENFPMASLDTFAEAKLNTTLANADKMDIGKGKFWLNENGEEKGLALKETHGYEQAGCNVCQDYVCEYSDISTGSVGSPDGWSTVLTRTDAGEDIFKAAIDADLIETKEMDDVKPGLGLLEKLAKDKKEKSTAECERRAKMGVRIPTIY is encoded by the coding sequence ATGGTATTAGGTAGTTATAGAGAAGCATTATCTGCAAGATCTACTGAAAAAAGAATTCAAGATGTATCACAGGATGGTGGAATTGTTTCATCATTATTATGTTATGCACTTGATGAAGGAATTATTGAAGGAGCTGTTGTTGCTGGAGATCCTGGTGATGACTGGACTCCTGTTCCTCAAGTTGTAACTTCCTCTGATGAAGTTATTGATGCAGCTGGAACAAAATATTCAATGTCTCCTAATATATTTGCTTTAAAAGAAGCTGTACGTCAATATGGGCTTGAAAGTGTAGCTATTGTTGCAACTCCATGCCAAGTACAGGGTATTAGAAAAGCACAAGCTTATCCATTTTCAACTAGGTTTGTTACAGACAAAATTAAATTAATAATTGGTATTTACTGTATGGAAAACTTCCCAATGGCATCATTAGATACTTTTGCAGAAGCTAAATTAAATACTACTTTAGCTAATGCAGACAAAATGGACATTGGAAAAGGTAAATTCTGGCTTAATGAAAATGGAGAAGAAAAAGGTTTAGCACTTAAAGAAACACATGGATATGAACAAGCAGGATGTAATGTATGTCAAGATTATGTTTGTGAATATTCTGATATTTCAACAGGATCTGTTGGATCACCTGATGGATGGTCTACTGTTTTGACTAGAACAGATGCTGGTGAAGATATATTCAAAGCAGCTATTGATGCAGATTTAATTGAAACCAAAGAAATGGATGATGTAAAACCTGGACTTGGATTACTTGAAAAATTAGCTAAAGATAAGAAAGAAAAATCTACAGCTGAATGTGAAAGAAGAGCTAAAATGGGAGTTCGTATTCCAACAATTTATTAG
- the map gene encoding type II methionyl aminopeptidase codes for MIESYLKSGKIVSKIRSDASKMIVDGALAIDIVEYVEGEIIKSGAEIAFPCNLSINEIAAHYTSPINDNTTINAGDMVKLDLGAMVDGYIADSAVTVIAGGNIDENFTQDEINLHEEIVEASAAGLEAAISTVRAGIEVSKIGKAVHEAIAEYDLNPIFNLTGHSLEQYNLHAGISIPNYDNNDNYVLEEGQAIAIEPFATNGKGMVNDAPGHYIFSYMAKKPFRMKSTQKVLKYIQHHHAHVPFSGRWISEKFGERRGGIALKQLSDAMSIYPYAPLREKKDCFVSQKEHTFIVEKEGCTITTL; via the coding sequence ATGATTGAATCATATTTAAAATCTGGAAAAATTGTTTCAAAAATACGTAGTGATGCTTCTAAAATGATAGTTGATGGAGCACTTGCTATTGATATAGTAGAGTATGTAGAAGGCGAAATTATTAAAAGTGGTGCTGAAATTGCATTTCCATGTAATTTATCAATAAATGAAATTGCTGCACATTACACCTCCCCAATAAATGATAATACAACAATAAATGCTGGAGATATGGTTAAATTAGATTTGGGTGCTATGGTTGATGGATATATTGCTGATTCTGCAGTTACAGTTATAGCTGGTGGAAATATAGATGAAAATTTCACACAAGATGAAATAAACTTACATGAAGAAATTGTTGAAGCATCAGCAGCTGGTCTTGAAGCAGCAATTAGTACTGTTAGAGCAGGCATTGAAGTATCAAAAATTGGTAAAGCAGTTCATGAAGCAATAGCTGAATATGATTTAAATCCTATATTTAATTTAACTGGACATAGTTTAGAACAATATAATCTTCATGCTGGAATTTCAATTCCAAATTATGATAACAATGACAATTATGTTCTAGAAGAAGGCCAAGCAATAGCTATTGAACCATTTGCAACTAATGGAAAAGGAATGGTAAATGATGCTCCTGGACATTATATCTTTTCATATATGGCAAAAAAACCGTTTAGAATGAAAAGCACTCAAAAAGTTTTAAAATACATTCAACACCATCATGCTCATGTCCCATTTTCTGGTAGATGGATAAGTGAAAAATTTGGAGAAAGACGTGGTGGAATTGCATTAAAACAATTAAGTGATGCAATGTCAATTTATCCTTATGCTCCATTAAGAGAGAAAAAAGACTGTTTTGTAAGTCAAAAAGAACATACTTTTATTGTAGAAAAAGAAGGTTGTACAATCACAACTTTATAA
- a CDS encoding membrane protein — MDVPTIPDQMFLLIILIIVAIVLIVIVFEWRKVAQSKNSILMLEKEIELKKMSMVEKDLESKRLMDNPIPLPQNQQDNLSAIRDSTTQVRSEVGYLHSEINERLARLEAQTEQRKLEKMLKEIEAKEAKLKNMK, encoded by the coding sequence ATGGATGTTCCAACAATTCCTGATCAAATGTTTTTATTAATAATTTTGATTATTGTTGCTATTGTGCTAATTGTCATTGTATTTGAATGGAGAAAGGTTGCACAATCTAAAAACTCAATTCTCATGCTTGAAAAAGAAATAGAACTTAAAAAGATGTCCATGGTTGAAAAAGATTTAGAATCTAAAAGATTAATGGATAATCCTATTCCATTACCACAAAATCAACAAGATAACCTATCAGCTATTAGAGACTCTACAACTCAAGTAAGAAGTGAAGTTGGATATTTACATAGTGAAATTAATGAAAGATTGGCTCGTCTTGAAGCACAAACAGAACAAAGAAAGTTAGAAAAAATGCTTAAAGAAATTGAGGCAAAAGAAGCAAAACTTAAAAATATGAAATAA